GCCGACGATCGCGCGGGCTTCGTCGAAGGCTTCGGGAAAGCCGAGATAGACCGGCTTGCCGCCCGTGCGCATGCGCACGAAGAGCCGGTGCTCGGCCTGATACTTCACATTGCCGATAGCCAGCGCGCCGATGCCGACCGCGTCCGAGCGTGCGGCGCCCGCGAGCGGCTTGCCGTCGTCCATCACGTTGACGCCCGCAATGCCTTCGGGCGGCACGGCGTTGACGTCGGCGGCGATCAGCAGGTTCTTCGCGTGCGCGAGATCGGCAGATGTCATCACCTGCACGCCCGCGACGGCGGTAGCGAACACCACTTCGGCGCGCGCCAGTTCGCGATGCAGTTGATCCGGCGTGCCGGTCGCGACGCCGGATGTCGCGATGTCGAAGCGCCGGTTGATTTCGTCGCTCACTTGCGTGGCGCGCGACTGGCTCGAATGACTCGCCACGGCGACGACCGCGCCGAGCGATGCCGCCATCGCCGCCGCGACGCGTCCGACCGCGCCCGTGCCGCCGAGAATCAGCACGCGCTTGCCGCCGAGATCAACGGAATGCGCGGCTTTCAGATGCTTTTCCGCAAGCGCGACGAGCGCGGCGGCTGTCGTATAAGCGCCGCTCGGATCGGTGAAGACGGAGACTTCGAAGGGCGGGACCATTGCGTTGCGGGCGCGCTCGAGCATGTCGGCGGCGAGCATCACGTCGCGTCCGCCGATGAAGATGCCGGTGCGCGACACGCCTTTCGGACCGCGCGAGAAGATCGCGTCCTGCGTGAGTTGCACGACGCTGTCTTCATCGACATTGCAGTACGGCACGAGAATCTGATAGCCCGCGTCGGCTGCCATGTTCACGTCGAACGGGCTCATCTGCGGCGTGCTGGTGAACATGTGCAGGACGTAGGGTCTTTCGGTGGCTTCGGGCATGGCGATGGACTCGTTGTCGTAGTGATGTCGATTCAAGCTGTCGATACGGTGACGCTCATGCTCGTGCGTGCCCTCACGCCGCGTTGACGCCGTGATGACGCCGCTCGGCCGCGCGCCACGTGGCGCCGCGGTTGCGGCCGGCCGCGATGGTGAATGTGAGCGGCGCGTATGACGAGGCTTGTTTTGCAGCGGCAAGCGCTCGCTCGGCGTCCTGCGCGCTCGCGACGAACGCGAAGCCGACCGGTCCCCACGATGTCTGTCCGATGCCCGCCTTCTGCCCGGCCGCGACGGCTTCGAGCGCGCGCGCGACGGCGGGGCTCGCGAATACGCCGCCTTGAACGGGCGCGAAGTATTCGCCGATGGTTTGCTGCAGGTCGCAGAGGGCGTCGGCGAAGGTGTCGAAGTCGTGTTCCGCGACGGCGGGCAGCACGCGCATCAACACGAGATGGCTCAGATGCGCGGCGAGCGTCGCGGGAAAGGGCGCAAGCGAGGCGAGGCCGCGCTTTTCCTCGTCGCCGTGCAGGCCTTCGCGCGAGGTATCGTCGATGAGAAGGACGCGCCATTCATCGGGAAACGGCTGTCTCGCGATGAGCGGCGGCAACGTTGTCGCGGACGCGTTGCGTGCGTCGCGCCCGCCGTCGACGAGCAGGCCGCCATGATCGAATCCGTGGATGCCGATGCCGGAGCGCGCGCCGCGCGCGAGCATGCGGGCGATGTCGGCGGTGGTGGCTTCGTGGCCGCGCACGCGGGCGAAAGCGGTGCCGAGCGCGAGCGCCAGTTGTGTGCCGGAACCCAGACCCGTGTGAGCGCGCGGTGCGTCGTGTAGTTCGATATCGACTGCAGGGCCGGGACCCAGCGCGGCTTCGAGCTTCGCGAGGTGCTGCTCGATGCGTTCGCGTTGGGCGTCGCTTACCGCGCCTTCGATGTTCGCGCGATGGCTCGCTCCCGGCGCGCGGCGCGCGGTGATGCGCGTGCCGTGCGTGTCGATGGCGAGGCCCATGCTGCCGAATACACGGCCGAGCGAGCCGTTCGGATCGATAAAGCCGAGATGCAGGCGTGCAGGCGATTCCACTGTGATCGCCGTGGGCGGCGACAAGCGTCCGGGGGAGGTCTGCATCGAAGTGGGCTTCCTGTTGGCGGATTTCCTTTGGGCCTTGGAGTTAGGCAAATCCTGTACCAGGAAGGGGTTTTGTTTCTTCGCTTTTGCTTGGGTTGGTCGTAGGAACTTGCTTTCGCGTTGGTTTATTAGCGTGCCGCCCCGCACAGGGGCAACGCTAATAGACCAACGCGAATTCAGGATTCAACGAACGAACAAACAAACGAGCAAGCAAGCCATCAAGCGTCGTACTTGATATACCGAAACCGCTGATCATCGGAAGGCGTGCCCTCGAGAGGACCATCTTCCTTCGCGGGTTGCCACTGCAAGACATCTTCGATCTTGGAAGCCAGCGCGAAGTCTTTATCGGTGATGCCTTTCGCCGAATGCGTCTTGAGCTTGACGACGACAAACGCATAAGACACCGTCAAGTCCGGATGATGCCAGGCGGCTTCGGCCAAATGCCCCACGGTATTGACCACCAT
This portion of the Caballeronia insecticola genome encodes:
- a CDS encoding NAD(P)-dependent methylenetetrahydromethanopterin dehydrogenase, coding for MPEATERPYVLHMFTSTPQMSPFDVNMAADAGYQILVPYCNVDEDSVVQLTQDAIFSRGPKGVSRTGIFIGGRDVMLAADMLERARNAMVPPFEVSVFTDPSGAYTTAAALVALAEKHLKAAHSVDLGGKRVLILGGTGAVGRVAAAMAASLGAVVAVASHSSQSRATQVSDEINRRFDIATSGVATGTPDQLHRELARAEVVFATAVAGVQVMTSADLAHAKNLLIAADVNAVPPEGIAGVNVMDDGKPLAGAARSDAVGIGALAIGNVKYQAEHRLFVRMRTGGKPVYLGFPEAFDEARAIVGGQSS
- a CDS encoding beta-ribofuranosylaminobenzene 5'-phosphate synthase family protein yields the protein MQTSPGRLSPPTAITVESPARLHLGFIDPNGSLGRVFGSMGLAIDTHGTRITARRAPGASHRANIEGAVSDAQRERIEQHLAKLEAALGPGPAVDIELHDAPRAHTGLGSGTQLALALGTAFARVRGHEATTADIARMLARGARSGIGIHGFDHGGLLVDGGRDARNASATTLPPLIARQPFPDEWRVLLIDDTSREGLHGDEEKRGLASLAPFPATLAAHLSHLVLMRVLPAVAEHDFDTFADALCDLQQTIGEYFAPVQGGVFASPAVARALEAVAAGQKAGIGQTSWGPVGFAFVASAQDAERALAAAKQASSYAPLTFTIAAGRNRGATWRAAERRHHGVNAA
- a CDS encoding 4a-hydroxytetrahydrobiopterin dehydratase, with amino-acid sequence MAQTEKVYSDEEVQQRLTGALKHWYLEDGWLRRKIKTEGWKGTLMVVNTVGHLAEAAWHHPDLTVSYAFVVVKLKTHSAKGITDKDFALASKIEDVLQWQPAKEDGPLEGTPSDDQRFRYIKYDA